CATTCACGAAGTTCACGTTTGGACGAATCGCCCGTTCCATTACTGGAAGCAGGCCCCGGATATCATCGCCCGACCGGAACCAATGGAAGTGCCGAAGCATGTTCATTGGGATCTGTTCCTCGGCCCCGCGCCGGTTCGGCCCTACAACTCGGTGTACCATCCCCACAATTGGCGCGGCTGGTGGGACTTTGGCACCGGCGCCCTCGGCGATATGGCCTGCCACACCTCGAATCTGGCGTTCAAATCGCTTGACTTGGGCCTTCCCGTTCGTGTCTCGGCCCAAAGCAGCGAAGTGAACCAAGAAACGTACCCGGCCTGGGCCACGATCACCTACGAGTTTCCCGCCGAAGGCGACCGGCCTGCCGTCAAATTCACCTGGTACGAGGGCGCCAAAGGGAACGATCGCAACTTGCCGAATGTCGATTTGCTGCAGGGTGAAAAGATCGTCGACAGTGGCATGCTGTTCGTCGGCGAGAAAGGTTCGATCTTCACGCCGAGCGACTACGGCAGCGAGCAGGTGCTGCTGCCGCGCAATGAGTTTGCCGATTTCAAACGCCCTGAACCCACTGTCGAAAGCCTCGGCAACAAAGCCGGTTCC
This genomic stretch from Pirellulales bacterium harbors:
- a CDS encoding Gfo/Idh/MocA family oxidoreductase encodes the protein MSQNLTRRNFLETLSGAATGYWVVGRADFAMSKSPNERLAIAGIGIGGKGKSDIDQAGKFGDVIAICDIDDIRLDDKAKVFPKAKKYNDYRKLLDEMGKQLDAVVVSTPDHHHAPASLRAMRMGKHVYCQKPLTHTPYEARLMRETAKKYNVQTQMGNQGTAADGFRAGIELVRSGAIGPIHEVHVWTNRPFHYWKQAPDIIARPEPMEVPKHVHWDLFLGPAPVRPYNSVYHPHNWRGWWDFGTGALGDMACHTSNLAFKSLDLGLPVRVSAQSSEVNQETYPAWATITYEFPAEGDRPAVKFTWYEGAKGNDRNLPNVDLLQGEKIVDSGMLFVGEKGSIFTPSDYGSEQVLLPRNEFADFKRPEPTVESLGNKAGS